The genomic interval GGCCTCGCCGCCGCGCAGCAGCTGACGCGCGCCGGCCACACCGTCGCCGTGTTCGAGCGCGACGATCGCATCGGCGGCCTGCTGCGCTACGGCATCCCCGACTTCAAGATGGAGAAGCGCCACCTGGAGTCGCGCCTGCGCCAGATGCAGGACGAGGGAACGCGTTTCCGCGCCGGCGTCGAGATCGGCGTCGACATCACGTGGAGCGACCTGCGGGCGCGCTACGACGCCGTCGTCATCGCGACCGGCGCGACGCTGCCGCGCGAGCTCGCCATCCCCGGCCGCGACCTCGCGGGCGTGCACTTCGCGATGGAGTACCTCGTGGAGTCGAACAAGGCCGTCGCCGGCGACCAGGTGCCCCACCAGATCCACGCCGAGGGCAAGCACGTCATCGTCATCGGCGGCGGCGACACCGGCGCCGACTGCATCGGCACCGCCCACCGTCAGGGCGCGCTGAGCGTGACGAACCTCGCGATCGGCAAGCAGCCCCCCGCGGGCCGTCCCGACCACCAGCCGTGGCCCATGATGCCGACGGTGTTCGAGGTCTCCTCGGCGCACGAGGAGGGCGGTGAGCGCACCTACCTCGCCTCGACGGTGGAGTTCCTCGGCAACGAGGCGGGCGAGGTGCGCGCGCTGCGCGTGGCGGAGACCGAGTACCTGCCCGACGGCCGCCGCGTTCCCCGCAGCGGCACCGAGCGCGAGATCCCCGCCGACCTCATCCTCATCGCGATGGGTTTTACCGGCCCGGAGCGCTCCGAGCTGGAGACCCAGCTGGGTACCGTGTTCACGGGCCGCGGCAACGTGGAGCGCGGCGAGGACTACCAGAGCACCGCCCCGGGCGTGTTCGTGGCCGGTGACGCCGGTCGCGGTCAGTCGCTGATCGTCTGGGCGATCGCGGAGGGCCGTGCGGCCGCGGCATCCGTCGACGAGTACCTCATGGGACGCACGAGTCTGCCGTCCCCGGTCCGCCCGTCGGACGTCGCGATCGGCCTGCAGCCCGCGTAGGCTGAAGCCAACCCCGAACAACCGATCCAGACCGGAGAGTCAGCACGTGAGACGCGCGAAAATCGTCGCCACCCTGGGCCCCGCCACCGAGTCGTATGAGATGATCCGTGCGATCATCGACGCCGGTGTCGACGTGACCCGAATGAACCTCAGCCACGGCTCCTATGCGGAGCACGAAATCCGCTTCGCCAACGTGCGCAAGGCCGCCGATGACGCCGGCCGCGCCGTCGCCATCCTCGTCGACCTGCAGGGCCCCAAGATCCGCCTCGGCAAGTTCTCCGATGGCCCCCACGACCTCGCCGTCGGCGAGACGTTCCGCATCACGACCGAGGATGTCGTCGGCACGCGCGACCTCGTCGGCACGACCTTCAAGGGCCTCGCCGGCGATGTCTCACCGGGCGACTTCCTGCTCATCGACGACGGCAAGGTCCGCGTTCAGGTGGAGAGCGTCGACGGCCCGGTCGTCACGACCAACGTCGTCGTCGCCGGCACCGTCTCCAACAACAAGGGCATCAACCTGCCCGGCGTCGCCGTCAGCGTCCCCGCCCTGTCCGAGAAGGATGAGTCGGACCTGCGCTGGGGCCTGCGGGCGGGCGCCGACCTCATCGCGCTGTCGTTCGTGCGCGACGCCGCCGACGTCACGCGCGTGCACGAGATCATGGCGGAGGAGGGTCGCAAGGTCCCCGTCATCGCCAAGATCGAGAAGCCGCAGGCCGTCGACAACCTCGAGGAGATCATCGACGCCTTCGACGGCATCATGGTCGCCCGCGGCGACCTCGCCGTCGAACTGCCGCTCGAAGTCGTCCCGATCGTGCAGAAGGAGGCTGTCGAGCTCTGCCGCCGCATGGCGAAGCCGGTCATCGTCGCGACGCAGATGCTCGAGTCGATGATCCACTCCCCCGTGCCTACGCGTGCTGAGGCGTCCGACGTCGCCAACGCCGTCCTCGACGGCACGGACGCGGTCATGCTGTCGGGCGAGACGAGTGTCGGCGAGTACCCCGTCATCACGGTCCAGACGATGGCCCGCATCGTCGAATCGACGGAAGACCACGGCCTCGAGCGCATCCGCCCGATCAGCGCGAAGCCCCGCACGCAGGGTGGCATCATCACGCTGGCCGCGAACGAGGTCGCCGAGTTCGTCGGGGCGAAGTTCATCTGCATCTTCACCGAGTCGGGCGATACAGCGCGTCGCATGTCGCGCCTGCGCCCGGGCATCCCGATGATGGCGTTCGCGGTCGACCCCGCGATCCGCCGTCGTATGGCGCTCACGTGGGGCGTGCAGTCGACGCTCGTCGAGCACGTCGCGCACACGGACCTCATGTTCATCCAGGTCGACGAGTTCTTCCTCGGCCAGGGACTCGCGAAGGAAGGCGACAAGGTCGTCGTGATCTCGGGTTCGCCTCCCGGAATCATCGGGTCGACCAACGACATCCGCGTGCACAAGATCGGCGACGCCGCCCACGGCAAGGCGCCGATCTACCAGGCCGAGAAGTAGCGGCCGCAGCGGACGAAGGGCGGATGCCGGGGGAGACCCCGCATCCGCCCTTCGGCGTTTCGTCACGCTCGTGCCGGTGGTGGGAGTCGAACCCACACGCCCTTTCGGGCAACCGAGTTTGAGTCGGTCGCGTCTGCCATTCCGCCACACCGGCCCGCGCGAGGGTTGCTCGCGCGTCCGGGATTGACCATACCGTAGGATCTAAAGGTGACTGAGCAGGAACAGAGCACGGCCCCGGCATCCTCCACGGCATCGGCCCCGCGACGCGTCGTCGTCGCCGAGGACGAGTCGCTGATCCGCCTCGACATCGTGGAGATCCTCCGCGACAACGGGTTCGACGTGGTGGGAGAGGCCGGTGACGGTGAGACCGCCGTGGCGCTGGCGACCGAACTGCGCCCGGACCTCGTCATCATGGACGTGAAGATGCCGGTGCTGGACGGCATCAGCGCGGCCGAGAAGCTCAGCAAGAGCCACATCGCCCCCGTCGTGCTGCTGACGGCATTCAGCCAGAAGGAGCTCGTCGAGCGCGCGAGCGAAGCCGGCGCCCTCGCGTACGTCGTCAAGCCCTTCACGCCGAACGACCTGCTGCCGGCGATCGAGATCGCCCTGGCCCGCTACGAGCAGATCATCATGCTCGAGGCCGAGGTCGCCGACATGGTCGAGCGCTTCGAGACGCGCAAGCTCGTCGACCGGGCCAAGGGCCTGCTGAACGAGAAGATGGGCCTGTCCGAGCCCGAGGCGTTCCGCTGGATCCAGAAGGCGTCGATGGACCGGCGCCTGACCATGCAGGACGTCGCCAAGGCGATCATCGAGCAGCTCTCGCCCAAGAAGTCCTGACCGGCGGCATCCGCCCGCAGGACGCGCTCAGCGGTCCTTGATCATGTTCGTGATGCGGATCGTCGAGCACCGGCGCCCCTGATCGTCGGTGACGGCGATCTCGTGCACGGTCATGCTGCGGCCGAGGTGCACCGGCGTGCAGACGCCCGTCACGATGCCGCTCGTCGCGGAGCGGGTGTGCGTCGCGTTGATGTCGACGCCCACGGCCAGGCGCTCCGGGCCGGCGTGGAGGTTCGCGGCCATCGATCCCAGCGACTCGCCGAGCACGACGTACGCCCCGCCGTGCAGCAGCCCCACCGGCTGGGTGTTGCCCTCGACGGGCATCGTGGCCACCGCCCGGTCGATCGTGAACTCGGTGAACTCGATGCCCATCTTCTCGGCGAGGGCGCCCATGCCGCGGCGGCGGATCCAGTCCATTCCGTCGTCGTCGGCGAGGGAGTGCTCAGCGGTCATCGTCCACCTTCGGGATGCGCTCGGTTCGGGGGTGTGTCCGCGCCCGCGTCTAGGCTTGCAGGGTGACGGACTCCGCAAAGCCTACCCTCCTCGTCGTGGACGGCCATTCGCTGGCCTATCGCGCCTTCTTCGCCCTTCCCGTCGACAATTTCACGACGAAGGACGGCCAGCACACCAACGGCATCTACGGGTTCCTGTCGATGTTCGTCAACCTCGTCAAGGCCGAGCAGCCGACTCATCTCGCGGTCGCCTTCGACACCTCACGGCACTCGTTCCGCACCGACCAGTACGCCGAGTACAAGGCGAACCGGTCGGAGTCGCCCGCCGAGTTCAAGGGACAGATCCCGCTGCTGCAGGAGTGCCTGGCCGCGATGAACGTCCCGGTGCTGACGCAGGAGGGCATCGAGGCCGACGACATCCTGGCGACCCTCGCGACGCAGGGCGCCGCGCAGGGGTTCGACGTGCTCGTCTGCTCGGGCGACCGCGACACGATCCAGCTCGTCACCGATGACGTCACTCTGCTGTACCCCAGTGTGCAGGGCGTGTCGCAGCTCAAGCGCTACACGCCCGATGCCGTGGTGGAGAAGTACGGCCTGCCGCCGGCGAACTACCCCGACATCGCCGCGCTGGTGGGGGAGACGAGCGACAACCTGCCGGGCGTGCCGAAGGTGGGTGAGAAGACGGCCGTCAAGTGGATCACGCAGTGGGGTTCCCTCGACGCCCTGCTCGACAACGCCGACAAGATCACCGGCGTGGTCGGCGGGAACCTGCGCGAGCACCTCGACGACGTGCGCCGCAACCGCTCGCTGAACGCGCTGCTGCGCGACGTGGATCTCGGCATCGGCCCCGCCGACCTCGCCGTGCAGCCGATCGACGCGCAGGCGGTGCGCGACATCTTCGCCCGACTCGAGTTCCGCACCCTGCTGCCGCGCGTGTTCGATGCGGTCGGCGTCGACGCCGAGACGGCGGCCGCGAGCGCCGCGCCGGCGGTGGCGGCCCCCGTGCCCACCGAGCTCGACGCGCCGGGTCTCACGGCCTGGCTCGCCGCGGCCGGCGAGACCGAGGTGGCCGTCACCGTCACCATCGACGGAGGGATGCCGGCGCGCATCGGCCTGGCGACCGCCGACGCCGCAGTGGAGTCGCGATGGAGCGAGGAGACCGCCGCAGCGCTCGGCCCGTGGCTCGAGAGCGAGAGTCCGAAGGTTCTCGCCGACGCGAAGCCGCAGGTCAAGGCGCTCCGCCGGGCGGGCGTGCGCCTGCGCGGGCTCGTCTTCGACCCGATCCTCGCGGGCTGGCTGCTGCGGCCGAGCTTCCCCGACAAGCGCCTCGGCGACCTCGTCGACCGCTACCTGGACGAGAAGCTGCCCGAGGCCGACCCCACCCAGCTCGTCCCCGAGACCGAGGGCGCGACCCCCGGTCAGCTGTCCTGGTACATCCTGCGGGTGACCGAGGCCATGCGCGGCGAGCTGCCGGCATCCGTCGCCGCGGTGCTGAGCGACATCGAACTGCCGACGCTCGACACCCTCGCCGACATGGAGCTGGCCGGCGTCGCCGTCTCGCACGAGAAGCTGTCGGGTTTCTCCGCCGAGCTGGGCGCCCGCGCCGACGCCGTCGCGCAGCTGGCGTATGCGGAGATCGGTCGCGAGGTGAACCTCGGGTCGCCCAAGCAGCTGCAGGAGGTGCTCTTCGAACAGCTCGAACTGCCGAAGACGCGCAAGACGAAGACGGGGTACTCGACGGATGCCGCGGTCCTCGCGGACCTGCAGGAGTCGAACCCGCACCCCTTCCTCGATCTGCTGCTGCAGCACCGCGAAGCCACGAAGCTCCGTCAGATCATCGAATCCCTCGACACCGCGATCGGCAACGACCGCGCCATCGGCGCGGACGGGCGCATCCACACCACGTACGTCCAGACCGGCAGTCAGACCGGCCGGCTGTCGAGCACCGACCCCAACCTGCAGAACATCCCCATCCGCAACGAGGAGTCCCGCCGCATCCGCGCCGCCTTCGAGGTCGGCGAGGGGTACGACACGCTGCTGACGGCCGACTACTCGCAGAT from Microbacterium aurum carries:
- a CDS encoding hotdog fold thioesterase, with the protein product MTAEHSLADDDGMDWIRRRGMGALAEKMGIEFTEFTIDRAVATMPVEGNTQPVGLLHGGAYVVLGESLGSMAANLHAGPERLAVGVDINATHTRSATSGIVTGVCTPVHLGRSMTVHEIAVTDDQGRRCSTIRITNMIKDR
- the pyk gene encoding pyruvate kinase, whose translation is MRRAKIVATLGPATESYEMIRAIIDAGVDVTRMNLSHGSYAEHEIRFANVRKAADDAGRAVAILVDLQGPKIRLGKFSDGPHDLAVGETFRITTEDVVGTRDLVGTTFKGLAGDVSPGDFLLIDDGKVRVQVESVDGPVVTTNVVVAGTVSNNKGINLPGVAVSVPALSEKDESDLRWGLRAGADLIALSFVRDAADVTRVHEIMAEEGRKVPVIAKIEKPQAVDNLEEIIDAFDGIMVARGDLAVELPLEVVPIVQKEAVELCRRMAKPVIVATQMLESMIHSPVPTRAEASDVANAVLDGTDAVMLSGETSVGEYPVITVQTMARIVESTEDHGLERIRPISAKPRTQGGIITLAANEVAEFVGAKFICIFTESGDTARRMSRLRPGIPMMAFAVDPAIRRRMALTWGVQSTLVEHVAHTDLMFIQVDEFFLGQGLAKEGDKVVVISGSPPGIIGSTNDIRVHKIGDAAHGKAPIYQAEK
- a CDS encoding glutamate synthase subunit beta, with amino-acid sequence MADPKGFLKTTERELPARRPVPVRIMDWKEVYEPGDSAVLRRQAGRCMDCGIPFCHKGCPLGNLIPEWNDLMWRGEGRAAIERLHATNNFPEFTGRLCPAPCESACVLGINQPAVTIKQIEVSTIDDAFANGWVEPEPPARLTGKTVAVVGSGPAGLAAAQQLTRAGHTVAVFERDDRIGGLLRYGIPDFKMEKRHLESRLRQMQDEGTRFRAGVEIGVDITWSDLRARYDAVVIATGATLPRELAIPGRDLAGVHFAMEYLVESNKAVAGDQVPHQIHAEGKHVIVIGGGDTGADCIGTAHRQGALSVTNLAIGKQPPAGRPDHQPWPMMPTVFEVSSAHEEGGERTYLASTVEFLGNEAGEVRALRVAETEYLPDGRRVPRSGTEREIPADLILIAMGFTGPERSELETQLGTVFTGRGNVERGEDYQSTAPGVFVAGDAGRGQSLIVWAIAEGRAAAASVDEYLMGRTSLPSPVRPSDVAIGLQPA
- a CDS encoding ANTAR domain-containing response regulator, which translates into the protein MTEQEQSTAPASSTASAPRRVVVAEDESLIRLDIVEILRDNGFDVVGEAGDGETAVALATELRPDLVIMDVKMPVLDGISAAEKLSKSHIAPVVLLTAFSQKELVERASEAGALAYVVKPFTPNDLLPAIEIALARYEQIIMLEAEVADMVERFETRKLVDRAKGLLNEKMGLSEPEAFRWIQKASMDRRLTMQDVAKAIIEQLSPKKS
- the polA gene encoding DNA polymerase I, whose protein sequence is MTDSAKPTLLVVDGHSLAYRAFFALPVDNFTTKDGQHTNGIYGFLSMFVNLVKAEQPTHLAVAFDTSRHSFRTDQYAEYKANRSESPAEFKGQIPLLQECLAAMNVPVLTQEGIEADDILATLATQGAAQGFDVLVCSGDRDTIQLVTDDVTLLYPSVQGVSQLKRYTPDAVVEKYGLPPANYPDIAALVGETSDNLPGVPKVGEKTAVKWITQWGSLDALLDNADKITGVVGGNLREHLDDVRRNRSLNALLRDVDLGIGPADLAVQPIDAQAVRDIFARLEFRTLLPRVFDAVGVDAETAAASAAPAVAAPVPTELDAPGLTAWLAAAGETEVAVTVTIDGGMPARIGLATADAAVESRWSEETAAALGPWLESESPKVLADAKPQVKALRRAGVRLRGLVFDPILAGWLLRPSFPDKRLGDLVDRYLDEKLPEADPTQLVPETEGATPGQLSWYILRVTEAMRGELPASVAAVLSDIELPTLDTLADMELAGVAVSHEKLSGFSAELGARADAVAQLAYAEIGREVNLGSPKQLQEVLFEQLELPKTRKTKTGYSTDAAVLADLQESNPHPFLDLLLQHREATKLRQIIESLDTAIGNDRAIGADGRIHTTYVQTGSQTGRLSSTDPNLQNIPIRNEESRRIRAAFEVGEGYDTLLTADYSQIEMRIMAHLSGDAGLIEAFNSGEDLHRFVGARVFGVDPADVTPAMRTKVKAMSYGLVYGLSAFGLSKQLRIEQSEAKLLMTEYFARFGAVRDYLRSSVAQARIDGYTETIFGRRRPFPDLASPNRVLRENAERAALNAPIQGSAADIMKIALFRIHDELRRRELRSRILLQIHDELVVEVAPGEWDAVEQIVHDRMGDAAELSVPLDVQIGRGENWDVAGH